A region from the Paraburkholderia youngii genome encodes:
- the cysS gene encoding cysteine--tRNA ligase, whose product MESLRIYNTLARDKQTFVPLREGVVRMYVCGMTVYDYCHVGHARVMVVFDIVQRWLRALGYNVTYVRNITDIDDKIIKRAVENGETIKSLTDRFIAALHEDADALGIERPDIEPRATDFIPQMLGMIEALEKNGYAYQASDGDVNYAVRKFAGYGKLSGKSLEDLRAGERVAANDAKQDPLDFVLWKQAKPDEPADTGWDSKYGRGRPGWHIECSAMGCTLLGEQFDIHGGGQDLQFPHHENEIAQSEAATGQTFVNYWMHNGYVQIDNEKMSKSLNNFFTIREVLAQYDAEVVRFFIARAHYRSPLNYSDVHIDDARNALARLYTALKDVSPDSAALDWNEAYAQRFQAAMNDDFNTPVAVSVLFELATEVNRTREPALARQLRALGAVLGLLGREPRAYLQQAAGAAAEGALEPAAIEAKIAARIAAKQAKDYAAADRIRAELLEAGVALEDKPGGLTEWRRV is encoded by the coding sequence ATGGAATCTCTGCGCATCTACAACACGCTCGCGCGTGACAAACAGACTTTCGTGCCGCTGCGCGAAGGTGTCGTGCGGATGTACGTCTGCGGGATGACCGTGTACGACTATTGTCACGTCGGTCATGCGCGGGTGATGGTCGTGTTCGACATCGTGCAGCGCTGGTTGCGCGCGCTTGGGTACAACGTGACCTACGTGCGCAACATTACCGATATCGACGACAAGATCATCAAGCGTGCAGTCGAGAACGGTGAAACCATCAAATCGCTGACTGATCGCTTCATCGCCGCGCTGCATGAAGACGCGGACGCGCTCGGCATCGAGCGTCCGGACATCGAGCCGCGCGCGACCGACTTCATTCCGCAGATGCTCGGCATGATCGAGGCGCTCGAGAAAAACGGCTACGCCTATCAGGCGAGCGACGGGGACGTCAACTACGCGGTACGCAAATTCGCAGGCTACGGCAAGCTGTCGGGCAAGTCGCTCGAAGACCTGCGTGCGGGCGAACGCGTCGCGGCCAACGACGCGAAACAGGACCCGCTCGACTTCGTGCTGTGGAAGCAGGCGAAGCCCGATGAACCGGCCGACACCGGCTGGGATTCGAAGTACGGGCGCGGTCGTCCCGGCTGGCACATCGAGTGCTCGGCGATGGGCTGCACGCTGCTCGGCGAACAGTTCGACATTCACGGTGGCGGCCAGGATCTGCAGTTTCCGCACCACGAAAACGAGATCGCGCAAAGCGAGGCCGCGACCGGACAAACATTCGTCAATTATTGGATGCACAACGGCTACGTACAGATCGACAATGAGAAGATGTCGAAGTCGTTGAACAATTTTTTTACGATTCGCGAAGTGCTCGCGCAGTACGATGCAGAGGTGGTGCGTTTCTTCATCGCGCGCGCGCACTACCGCTCGCCGCTGAACTACAGCGACGTGCATATCGACGACGCGCGCAATGCACTCGCGCGTTTGTACACGGCGTTGAAAGACGTGTCACCCGATAGTGCCGCGCTCGACTGGAACGAAGCGTACGCGCAGCGTTTCCAGGCAGCGATGAACGACGACTTCAACACGCCGGTGGCCGTGTCGGTGCTGTTCGAACTGGCCACTGAAGTGAATCGCACGCGCGAGCCCGCGCTGGCCCGTCAATTGCGCGCGCTTGGCGCGGTGCTCGGGTTGCTCGGACGCGAACCGCGTGCATACCTGCAGCAGGCAGCGGGTGCTGCAGCCGAAGGCGCGCTCGAGCCCGCCGCGATCGAAGCGAAGATCGCCGCGCGCATCGCCGCCAAGCAGGCAAAAGACTATGCGGCAGCAGACCGGATCCGAGCTGAATTGCTCGAGGCCGGCGTTGCCCTCGAAGACAAACCCGGCGGGTTGACCGAGTGGCGGCGCGTGTGA
- a CDS encoding DNA-3-methyladenine glycosylase family protein: MATATKTPAKRAASQTSAAAAPSAAAAKSTRASTRAGDGAVDKASSIAGGAAKAGSAAAKKSAAKRSLNGACGAGAEAAHAPVAKRAKTASRAKGNGAVPAELAGDVQELARDTNAGEVVRKTRVSATSASTVSAGGEAAGVASLANEVAVPVQIGGLAPEVTRPAYWDKACADLVKRDRILKKLIPKFGPVHLLSRGDPFVTLARSVVGQQISVASAQAVWAKVEAACPKLVPQQFIKLGLEKLTACGLSKRKAEYVLDLARHFVSGALHVGKWTSMDDESVIAELTQIRGIGRWTAEMFLIFNLSRPDVLPLDDLGLIRAISVNYFSGEPVTRSEAREVAANWEPWRTVATWYMWRSLDPLPVDY, from the coding sequence ATGGCAACGGCCACGAAGACGCCGGCTAAACGCGCGGCGTCTCAAACCAGTGCGGCAGCCGCACCATCGGCTGCCGCAGCCAAGTCGACGCGTGCGTCGACTCGCGCGGGCGATGGCGCGGTAGACAAAGCGTCATCGATAGCGGGCGGGGCGGCGAAAGCCGGCTCGGCCGCGGCAAAGAAGAGCGCGGCCAAACGCTCGCTCAATGGCGCGTGCGGCGCGGGCGCTGAAGCCGCGCACGCGCCGGTTGCGAAGCGCGCGAAAACGGCGTCGCGGGCGAAGGGCAATGGCGCGGTGCCGGCCGAGCTCGCCGGCGACGTGCAGGAACTCGCACGCGATACGAACGCAGGCGAAGTCGTGCGCAAGACACGTGTGTCGGCCACCTCGGCGAGCACGGTCAGCGCCGGCGGCGAAGCGGCCGGTGTCGCATCGCTCGCGAACGAAGTCGCGGTGCCGGTGCAGATCGGCGGCCTCGCGCCTGAAGTCACGCGTCCCGCGTATTGGGATAAGGCGTGTGCGGACCTCGTCAAGCGCGATCGCATTCTGAAAAAGCTGATTCCGAAGTTCGGTCCTGTGCATCTTCTGAGTCGTGGCGATCCGTTCGTCACGCTTGCGCGCTCGGTGGTCGGCCAGCAGATTTCGGTCGCGTCGGCGCAGGCGGTGTGGGCGAAGGTCGAAGCCGCGTGTCCGAAGCTCGTGCCGCAGCAGTTCATCAAGCTCGGTCTCGAGAAGCTGACCGCGTGCGGTCTGTCGAAACGCAAGGCCGAGTACGTGCTCGATCTCGCGCGGCATTTCGTGTCGGGCGCATTGCACGTCGGCAAATGGACGTCGATGGACGACGAGTCGGTGATCGCCGAACTCACGCAGATTCGCGGCATCGGCCGCTGGACCGCGGAGATGTTCCTGATCTTCAACCTGTCGCGTCCCGACGTGCTGCCGCTCGACGACCTCGGCCTGATCCGCGCGATCAGCGTCAACTATTTCAGCGGCGAACCCGTCACGCGCAGTGAAGCGCGCGAAGTTGCCGCGAACTGGGAGCCGTGGCGCACCGTGGCGACCTGGTACATGTGGCGTAGTCTCGATCCGTTGCCGGTCGACTACTGA